From one Bacteroides eggerthii genomic stretch:
- a CDS encoding translocation/assembly module TamB: MSVLVAKELSSVLGSRLTIGRINIGLLNRIIIDDLMLNDQSGKELLKVGRLSAKFEILPLFNGRISIGNVQLFSFNANLEKPTPQATSNFQFVLDAFASKDTVKKKSNLDLRINSLLIRRGRVSYDVLSAERTPGKFNPQHIRLSNILANISLKALQSDSINAAIKRMSVEEDHSGFELKKLSLKIVANNKKMWIENFAIDLPNTSLAMDTIRMEYDSLGAFGNFANDVRFSFHMLPSAVALQDLSAFVPAFKPFRETLQLEMKADGTVNQLNCPKLQISADNHFLLKGDVSLQDLSHPQDAYIFGNLSNLYADPEGITFFVRNLSKDYKGVPPVLQHLGTVSFRGEISGYFTDLVTYGEVRTDIGTVKTDLKFGSDKEKGYFSYSGAVKTAEFELGKLLNNDKFGKVTFNMDLKGNHYEKKYPSITMKGLVASIDYSDYTYENITLDGEYKQGGFNGNVTLDDENGAIQLNGAINTAGKTPTFNFHAAVSHFRPNTLHLTPKYKDTELSVKIKADFTGSSINDMNGEINIDSLQYTAPDQNFFMDNLRIAATQNDEHQKRLTINSNFLRGTIEGDYSYQTLPASVLNIMRRYIPALILPDKRPRETANNFYFDLHIYNTEILSTVFQIPLKVYTHSTLKGYFNDKLQRLRVEGYFPRLSYKEKFFESGVLLCENPGEQFQAKVRFTNRKPNGAVNVALEAQAKDDRIQAVFNWGNSSAVTYSGKLAAVTQFIRESVRETDGGKQHLRSAHKGRKDIPALKTIVNVQETDVILNDTIWKIHPSQIVVDSGKIHVNNFYFSHKERHLRINGTVSEQPQDTVRLNLKEINIGYVFDIADLGVNFKGEATGPAYASGVLKKPVMSTDLFIHNLGLNEGLLGDANIHGEWHHDVKGIYLDARIREKDIAKSHVYGYIYPIKPTSSLDLQIEADSTNLKFIHHYMQSITPEFNGRASGHVHFYGKFKALTMEGRVFGDASIKVDVLNTTFSLKDSILIEPGGLTFRNNRIFDTQGHQGRANGYLHYQHFKNLEYRFQFDVNNMLVMNTKESPDFPFYGTVYGTGNATIAGNAAEGVNIDVAMTTNRNTNFTYMKEGIASAVSNQFIQFVDKTPRRILQDSVMLASEYELAQKEVLEKESDTDIRLNLLIDATPDATMKIIMDPVAGDYISGKGTGNIRTEFYNKGDVKMFGSYRISQGVYKFSLQEVIRKDFIIKDGSTITFNGLPLDATLDIQASYLVNSASLNDLVPDASNYVNQTSIKVNCLMALTGQLTSPDIKMSLELPNERDEVQALVRNYIPTDEQMNLQILYLLGIGKFYTPENVDATGNSNMMSSVLSSTLSGQLNNALSQIIDSNNWNFGTNFSTGEKGWTDMEFETMLSGQLLNNRLLINGNFGYRDNPMANTNFVGDFQAEWLVNRSGDIRLKAYNETNDRYYTKTNLTTQGIGIIFKKDFNKWNELLFWNKWKLKRLKKQPAEKSMATDSISPKMSRPEVQSKRERQQ; this comes from the coding sequence ATGTCTGTACTCGTAGCTAAGGAGCTAAGTTCCGTATTGGGCAGCCGGCTTACTATCGGGCGGATCAATATAGGGTTGCTGAACCGGATTATTATCGATGACCTTATGCTGAACGACCAGTCGGGAAAAGAGCTGCTTAAAGTAGGGCGTCTGTCCGCCAAGTTCGAGATACTCCCCTTATTCAACGGAAGAATATCTATCGGAAACGTACAATTATTCAGTTTCAACGCTAATCTGGAAAAGCCCACTCCTCAGGCGACAAGCAATTTCCAGTTCGTACTCGATGCGTTCGCTTCCAAAGACACTGTCAAGAAGAAAAGCAATCTGGATCTTCGCATCAACTCCCTGCTGATACGTCGCGGGCGGGTATCTTACGATGTCCTATCCGCCGAAAGAACTCCGGGAAAGTTCAATCCGCAGCACATCCGCCTGTCCAACATTCTCGCCAACATCTCCTTAAAAGCTCTTCAGAGCGATTCGATCAATGCCGCCATTAAGCGAATGAGTGTTGAAGAAGACCACTCCGGCTTTGAACTAAAGAAATTAAGTCTTAAGATAGTGGCCAATAACAAGAAGATGTGGATAGAGAATTTTGCCATTGACCTGCCCAACACCTCCCTGGCAATGGACACTATCCGTATGGAATATGACAGTTTGGGAGCTTTCGGCAATTTCGCCAATGATGTCCGCTTCTCTTTCCACATGTTGCCTTCGGCGGTTGCATTGCAGGATTTATCTGCATTTGTACCAGCCTTCAAACCTTTCAGGGAGACGCTGCAACTGGAAATGAAAGCCGACGGAACAGTCAACCAGCTTAATTGCCCCAAATTGCAGATTTCCGCCGATAACCATTTCCTGTTGAAAGGCGATGTATCCTTGCAGGACTTGTCACACCCTCAGGATGCCTACATATTCGGCAACTTGTCCAATTTATACGCCGATCCGGAAGGCATCACATTTTTTGTCCGCAACCTGAGCAAAGACTATAAGGGAGTACCTCCGGTATTGCAACATTTAGGTACGGTATCGTTCCGGGGAGAAATATCCGGATACTTCACAGATCTGGTCACCTATGGTGAAGTGCGTACGGATATAGGCACTGTCAAGACAGACCTCAAGTTCGGTTCGGACAAAGAAAAAGGTTATTTTTCCTATTCCGGTGCAGTAAAGACCGCAGAGTTCGAACTGGGCAAGCTGCTGAATAACGACAAATTCGGGAAAGTAACCTTCAACATGGACCTCAAAGGAAATCATTACGAAAAAAAGTATCCTTCCATTACCATGAAGGGACTGGTTGCTTCCATAGATTACAGCGATTACACCTATGAAAACATCACGCTGGACGGAGAATACAAACAAGGCGGATTCAACGGAAACGTGACATTGGATGATGAAAACGGCGCGATACAGCTGAACGGCGCAATCAACACAGCCGGCAAGACACCCACATTCAATTTCCACGCCGCCGTCAGCCATTTCCGTCCGAACACCCTTCACCTCACCCCCAAATATAAGGACACAGAATTATCTGTCAAGATAAAAGCCGACTTCACCGGCAGCTCCATCAACGATATGAATGGAGAAATCAACATTGACAGCCTGCAATATACTGCTCCGGACCAGAATTTCTTTATGGACAACCTGCGGATTGCCGCCACCCAAAACGATGAACATCAGAAACGGCTGACTATAAACTCCAACTTCCTGCGGGGTACGATCGAGGGTGATTACTCGTACCAGACCCTCCCCGCCAGCGTACTGAACATCATGCGGCGCTACATCCCCGCCTTGATATTACCCGACAAGCGTCCCCGGGAAACAGCCAATAATTTCTACTTCGACCTGCACATCTACAATACGGAGATATTGTCTACCGTATTCCAGATACCGTTGAAAGTATATACCCACTCCACACTGAAAGGCTACTTCAACGACAAATTGCAACGATTGCGTGTGGAAGGTTATTTCCCGCGGCTGAGCTATAAAGAAAAGTTCTTTGAGTCGGGCGTTCTTCTCTGTGAAAATCCGGGCGAACAGTTTCAGGCAAAGGTACGCTTCACTAACCGGAAGCCCAACGGCGCGGTCAATGTAGCGCTGGAAGCCCAAGCCAAAGACGACCGTATACAGGCTGTTTTCAACTGGGGAAACAGTAGTGCGGTGACTTATAGCGGCAAACTGGCGGCCGTTACGCAATTCATCCGCGAATCGGTTCGGGAGACAGACGGCGGCAAACAACACCTAAGATCCGCCCATAAAGGCAGGAAAGACATTCCCGCCTTGAAAACAATCGTCAATGTTCAGGAGACAGACGTAATCCTCAACGACACCATCTGGAAGATACACCCTTCGCAGATCGTGGTCGATTCGGGAAAGATACATGTCAACAACTTCTATTTCAGCCACAAAGAGCGTCATCTGCGCATCAACGGAACCGTTTCCGAACAGCCTCAGGACACCGTACGCCTGAATCTGAAAGAGATTAATATAGGGTACGTATTCGATATAGCCGACTTAGGTGTCAACTTCAAAGGCGAAGCCACAGGCCCGGCGTATGCCAGCGGCGTACTTAAAAAGCCGGTAATGAGCACCGACTTATTCATACATAACCTCGGCCTGAACGAAGGCCTGCTGGGTGATGCCAACATACATGGCGAATGGCATCACGATGTGAAAGGCATCTATCTGGATGCCCGCATCCGCGAGAAAGACATTGCCAAGAGCCACGTGTACGGCTACATCTATCCCATAAAGCCTACCAGCTCACTCGACCTGCAAATTGAAGCCGACAGCACCAACCTGAAATTCATCCATCATTACATGCAGAGCATCACTCCCGAATTCAACGGGCGTGCCAGCGGCCATGTCCATTTCTACGGCAAATTCAAAGCGCTGACCATGGAAGGGCGTGTATTCGGCGACGCTTCCATTAAAGTGGATGTGCTCAACACCACCTTCTCCCTGAAAGACAGCATACTCATCGAGCCCGGCGGGCTGACCTTCCGCAACAACCGCATCTTCGACACGCAAGGGCATCAGGGAAGAGCCAACGGTTACCTGCACTACCAGCACTTCAAGAACCTGGAATACCGCTTCCAGTTCGACGTCAACAACATGCTGGTAATGAACACCAAGGAATCTCCCGACTTCCCCTTCTACGGCACAGTCTACGGCACAGGCAACGCCACCATTGCCGGCAATGCGGCAGAGGGCGTCAACATAGACGTAGCGATGACCACCAACCGCAACACCAACTTCACCTATATGAAAGAAGGTATTGCTTCGGCCGTCAGCAACCAGTTCATACAGTTTGTGGACAAGACGCCGCGCCGCATACTGCAAGACTCCGTCATGCTGGCATCGGAATACGAGCTGGCCCAGAAAGAAGTTCTGGAGAAAGAAAGCGATACCGACATCCGGCTGAACCTCCTGATAGATGCCACCCCGGATGCCACCATGAAAATCATCATGGATCCCGTTGCCGGCGACTACATCAGCGGAAAAGGTACGGGAAACATCCGCACCGAATTCTACAATAAAGGAGACGTGAAAATGTTTGGCAGCTACCGCATCAGTCAGGGAGTTTATAAATTCAGCTTGCAGGAAGTTATCCGCAAGGACTTCATCATCAAAGACGGCAGCACCATCACCTTCAACGGCCTGCCGCTGGATGCCACCCTCGACATCCAGGCAAGTTACCTTGTGAACTCCGCTTCGCTGAACGACCTTGTTCCTGATGCCAGCAACTACGTCAACCAAACCAGCATCAAGGTGAACTGCCTCATGGCACTGACCGGGCAACTCACTTCACCGGACATTAAAATGAGTCTGGAACTACCCAATGAACGTGATGAAGTGCAAGCACTGGTGCGCAACTACATCCCAACGGACGAACAGATGAACCTGCAAATACTCTATCTGCTGGGTATCGGCAAATTCTATACCCCGGAGAATGTGGACGCCACCGGCAACTCCAATATGATGTCGAGTGTGCTGTCCTCCACCCTTTCCGGACAACTGAACAATGCTCTCTCACAGATCATCGACAGCAACAACTGGAACTTCGGCACAAATTTCAGTACCGGAGAAAAAGGCTGGACCGATATGGAGTTCGAGACGATGCTCTCCGGACAACTGCTGAACAACCGACTGCTCATCAACGGCAACTTCGGCTACCGCGACAACCCGATGGCCAACACCAATTTCGTGGGCGACTTCCAAGCCGAATGGCTTGTGAACCGCTCCGGCGACATACGCCTGAAAGCGTATAACGAAACAAACGACCGGTATTATACCAAGACCAACCTCACCACCCAAGGGATAGGCATCATCTTCAAAAAGGATTTCAATAAATGGAATGAGCTGCTCTTCTGGAACAAATGGAAACTGAAAAGGCTGAAGAAGCAACCGGCTGAAAAGAGCATGGCTACGGACAGCATTTCACCCAAGATGTCCCGCCCGGAAGTGCAATCCAAGCGGGAAAGACAGCAATAA
- the tsaD gene encoding tRNA (adenosine(37)-N6)-threonylcarbamoyltransferase complex transferase subunit TsaD produces MSTIILGIESSCDDTSAAVIKDGYLLSNVVASQAVHEAYGGVVPELASRAHQQNIVPVVHEALKRAGVTKEELSAVAFTRGPGLMGSLLVGVSFAKGFARSLGIPMVDVNHLTGHVLAHFIKAEGEDNVQPEFPFLCLLVSGGNSQIILVKAYNDMEILGQTIDDAAGEAIDKCSKVMGLGYPGGPIIDKLARQGNPKAFTFSKPHIPGLDYSFSGLKTSFLYSLRDWIKDDPDFIEHHKTDLAASLEATIVDILMDKLRKAAKQYNIKEVAVAGGVSANNGLRNSFREHAAKYGWNIFIPKFSYTTDNAAMIAITGYFKYLDKDFCPIEAPAYSRVTL; encoded by the coding sequence ATGAGTACAATAATCTTAGGAATAGAATCTTCATGTGATGACACTTCTGCAGCAGTCATCAAGGACGGCTACCTGCTATCGAATGTTGTAGCCAGCCAGGCAGTTCACGAAGCTTATGGTGGAGTTGTTCCCGAATTGGCTTCACGTGCACATCAACAGAACATAGTGCCGGTGGTGCACGAGGCTTTGAAACGCGCCGGAGTCACAAAAGAAGAATTGAGCGCTGTGGCATTTACACGCGGTCCGGGACTAATGGGGTCTTTACTGGTAGGTGTATCGTTTGCCAAAGGGTTCGCTCGCTCGTTGGGTATTCCTATGGTGGATGTTAATCATCTGACAGGACATGTGTTAGCACATTTCATTAAAGCGGAAGGTGAAGACAATGTTCAGCCTGAATTTCCTTTTCTTTGCCTGCTGGTTTCTGGCGGAAATTCTCAGATTATTTTGGTGAAAGCCTATAACGATATGGAAATCCTGGGACAGACCATTGACGATGCTGCCGGTGAAGCTATTGACAAATGTTCAAAGGTAATGGGACTGGGCTATCCCGGAGGCCCGATTATTGATAAATTGGCACGTCAGGGCAATCCGAAGGCATTTACTTTCAGCAAACCGCATATTCCGGGATTGGATTATAGCTTCAGCGGCTTGAAAACCTCATTCTTGTATTCCTTGAGAGACTGGATAAAGGACGATCCCGATTTCATCGAGCATCATAAGACGGATTTGGCAGCTTCATTGGAGGCTACCATTGTCGATATATTAATGGATAAATTGCGTAAGGCGGCAAAGCAGTATAATATAAAAGAAGTGGCTGTTGCCGGCGGTGTATCGGCAAATAACGGTTTGCGCAACTCTTTCCGCGAACATGCGGCAAAATACGGTTGGAACATATTCATTCCTAAGTTCAGTTATACAACGGATAATGCTGCAATGATCGCCATTACCGGCTACTTCAAATATCTGGATAAGGACTTTTGTCCGATAGAAGCACCCGCTTATTCGCGTGTCACCTTGTAA
- a CDS encoding CinA family protein: MKLEEEIGELLKAKSLSLSTAESCTGGGIAALITSVPGSSEYFNGGIVAYSNEIKQDLLHVSAETLARHGAVSRETVVEMVKGAMKTLKTDCAVATSGIAGPGGGTQEKPVGTIWIAAAYKNEIVTMKQEGDCGRAGNVQCAIQNALSMLCGKLK; encoded by the coding sequence ATGAAGCTGGAAGAAGAAATAGGAGAACTGTTGAAAGCGAAGAGTCTGTCCCTTTCCACCGCTGAAAGTTGTACCGGTGGCGGAATTGCCGCCTTGATAACTTCGGTTCCGGGAAGCTCGGAGTACTTCAATGGAGGGATTGTGGCATATTCTAATGAAATAAAGCAAGATCTGCTTCATGTTTCTGCCGAAACACTGGCCAGACATGGTGCGGTGAGCCGGGAGACTGTTGTTGAAATGGTGAAAGGTGCGATGAAAACGCTGAAAACGGACTGTGCGGTTGCCACTTCGGGCATTGCAGGTCCCGGTGGTGGAACACAGGAAAAACCGGTGGGTACAATCTGGATAGCAGCTGCTTATAAAAATGAAATTGTGACAATGAAGCAGGAGGGAGATTGCGGAAGGGCAGGAAATGTACAGTGTGCTATTCAAAATGCGTTGTCGATGCTTTGCGGCAAACTGAAATGA
- the rpmB gene encoding 50S ribosomal protein L28: MSKICQITGKKAMIGNNVSHSKRRTKRTFDLNLFNKKFYYVEQDCWISLSICANGLRIINKKGLDAALKDAVAKGYCDWKSIKVIG, from the coding sequence ATGTCGAAGATTTGTCAAATTACCGGAAAGAAAGCCATGATTGGCAACAATGTTTCACACTCAAAGAGAAGAACAAAAAGAACCTTTGATTTGAACTTGTTTAACAAGAAATTCTATTATGTAGAACAAGACTGCTGGATCAGTCTGAGTATTTGCGCTAACGGTTTGCGCATTATTAATAAAAAAGGTCTGGATGCTGCTTTGAAGGATGCAGTAGCTAAGGGCTATTGTGATTGGAAAAGCATTAAAGTAATTGGCTAA
- the rpmG gene encoding 50S ribosomal protein L33, with protein MAKKAKGNRVQVILECTEHKDSGMPGTSRYITTKNRKNTTERLELKKYNPILKRVTVHKEIK; from the coding sequence ATGGCAAAGAAAGCAAAAGGTAACAGAGTGCAGGTGATTCTGGAATGTACAGAACACAAGGATAGCGGTATGCCGGGAACTTCTCGTTATATTACGACGAAGAACAGAAAAAATACTACCGAGAGACTGGAGTTGAAGAAATACAACCCGATTCTGAAGAGAGTAACAGTACACAAAGAAATCAAATAA
- a CDS encoding DUF4295 domain-containing protein → MAKKTVASLHDGSKEGRAYTKVIKMVKSPKTGAYSFDEQMVPNEKVQDFFKK, encoded by the coding sequence ATGGCAAAGAAAACAGTAGCAAGTTTGCACGATGGTTCTAAAGAAGGTCGTGCTTATACGAAGGTTATCAAGATGGTTAAGTCTCCGAAAACAGGTGCTTATTCTTTTGATGAACAAATGGTTCCTAACGAAAAAGTACAAGACTTTTTCAAAAAATAA
- the ftsY gene encoding signal recognition particle-docking protein FtsY → MGFFSFFSKEKKETLDKGLSKTKESVFGKIARAVAGKSKVDDEVLDNLEEVLITSDVGVETTLKIIERIEKRAADEKYMNAQELNMILRDEIAALLTENNSDDVDDFETPITKKPYVIMVVGVNGVGKTTTIGKLAYQFKKAGKSVYLGAADTFRAAAVEQLVIWGERVGVPVVKQKMGSDPASVAFDTLSSAVANNADVVIIDTAGRLHNKVGLMNELTKIKNVMKKVVPDAPNEVLLVLDGSTGQNAFEQAKQFTLATEVTAMAVTKLDGTAKGGVVIGISDQFKIPVKYIGLGEGMEDLQVFRKKEFVDSLFGGNA, encoded by the coding sequence ATGGGATTTTTTAGTTTTTTCTCTAAGGAAAAGAAGGAAACGTTAGATAAAGGATTATCTAAGACAAAAGAAAGTGTATTCGGCAAGATAGCCCGCGCAGTGGCAGGAAAGTCGAAAGTAGACGATGAAGTGCTGGATAATCTGGAAGAGGTGCTGATAACTTCGGATGTGGGTGTAGAGACAACGTTGAAAATTATTGAACGTATCGAGAAGCGCGCCGCCGATGAAAAATATATGAATGCGCAAGAACTGAATATGATTTTGCGCGATGAAATCGCTGCTTTGCTGACGGAAAATAATTCAGATGATGTAGATGATTTTGAAACTCCGATTACGAAGAAACCTTACGTCATTATGGTGGTTGGAGTGAATGGCGTGGGAAAAACCACTACCATAGGTAAGCTGGCTTATCAGTTTAAGAAAGCCGGTAAATCTGTTTATCTGGGAGCGGCCGATACTTTTCGTGCGGCAGCGGTAGAGCAGTTGGTGATATGGGGGGAACGTGTAGGAGTTCCTGTTGTAAAGCAGAAAATGGGTTCGGATCCCGCCTCCGTAGCATTTGATACTCTGAGTTCGGCAGTAGCCAATAATGCTGACGTAGTGATTATTGATACAGCCGGGCGTCTGCATAATAAAGTGGGCTTGATGAATGAGCTGACTAAGATTAAGAATGTGATGAAGAAGGTTGTGCCGGATGCTCCTAATGAGGTGTTGCTTGTTTTGGATGGCTCTACCGGACAGAATGCTTTTGAGCAGGCCAAACAATTCACGCTGGCAACGGAAGTTACGGCAATGGCTGTGACTAAGTTGGACGGAACGGCTAAAGGCGGTGTTGTAATAGGTATTTCCGATCAATTCAAGATTCCTGTGAAGTACATAGGGTTAGGAGAGGGTATGGAAGACTTGCAAGTGTTCCGTAAGAAAGAATTTGTAGATTCATTGTTTGGGGGAAATGCATGA
- the rimO gene encoding 30S ribosomal protein S12 methylthiotransferase RimO — translation MKRKTIDIITLGCSKNLVDSEHLMRQLEEAGFCVTHDAERPKGQIAVINTCGFIGDAKEESINMILEFAQAKEEGNLEKLYVMGCLSERYLKELAIEIPQVDKFYGKFNWKELLQDLGKAYHEELHIERTLTTPKHYAYLKISEGCDRKCSYCAIPIITGRHISRPIEEILDEVRYLVARGVKEFQVIAQELTYYGVDLYKKQMLPELIERISDVPGVEWIRLHYAYPAHFPMDLFRVMRERSNVCKYMDIALQHISDNMLDKMRRHVTKEETYRLIEKFREEVPGIHLRTTLMVGHPGETEADFEELKEFVRKVRFDRMGAFAYSEEEGTYAAAHYEDAVPPEVKQARLDELMSIQQGISAELSAGKVGKRMKVIIDRREGDYYVGRTEFDSPEVDPEVLIECGDASLEIGNFYQVEIINSDDFDLFGRII, via the coding sequence ATGAAACGGAAAACCATTGATATCATAACATTAGGTTGTTCTAAAAATTTGGTGGATTCAGAGCATTTGATGCGCCAATTAGAGGAAGCAGGTTTTTGTGTGACGCATGATGCCGAGCGTCCGAAAGGTCAGATTGCTGTGATTAACACCTGTGGCTTTATAGGTGATGCAAAGGAAGAGTCCATTAACATGATTCTTGAATTTGCACAGGCAAAAGAAGAAGGAAATTTGGAGAAACTCTATGTCATGGGTTGCCTTTCGGAACGCTATCTGAAAGAACTGGCTATTGAAATCCCCCAGGTTGATAAGTTTTACGGTAAGTTTAACTGGAAGGAACTGTTGCAGGATTTGGGTAAGGCATATCATGAGGAGCTTCATATAGAGCGTACGTTGACTACTCCCAAGCATTATGCTTATCTGAAAATATCGGAAGGATGCGACCGTAAGTGTTCGTACTGTGCCATTCCCATTATTACAGGGCGGCACATATCGCGTCCGATAGAAGAAATCTTGGATGAAGTGAGGTATCTTGTGGCTCGTGGGGTCAAAGAGTTTCAGGTCATTGCTCAGGAACTTACTTACTATGGAGTGGACTTGTACAAAAAGCAGATGTTGCCCGAATTAATCGAAAGAATTTCGGATGTTCCGGGCGTGGAATGGATACGTCTGCATTATGCCTATCCTGCCCATTTCCCTATGGACTTGTTCCGGGTTATGCGTGAGCGTTCTAATGTTTGTAAATATATGGACATTGCTTTGCAACATATCAGCGATAATATGTTGGATAAGATGCGCCGCCATGTAACTAAGGAGGAAACTTATCGTCTGATAGAAAAATTTCGTGAGGAAGTGCCCGGAATTCATTTGCGCACTACGCTTATGGTGGGACATCCGGGAGAAACGGAAGCTGATTTTGAGGAGTTGAAAGAGTTTGTCCGTAAGGTTCGCTTCGATAGAATGGGGGCATTTGCATATTCCGAAGAAGAAGGTACGTATGCTGCGGCCCATTACGAAGATGCTGTTCCTCCGGAGGTGAAGCAGGCCCGATTGGATGAACTGATGTCTATTCAGCAAGGCATTTCTGCGGAACTGAGTGCGGGAAAAGTGGGTAAGCGGATGAAGGTGATTATCGACCGTAGGGAAGGTGATTATTATGTTGGGCGCACTGAATTCGATTCTCCTGAGGTGGATCCTGAGGTGCTGATTGAATGTGGGGATGCGTCGTTGGAAATCGGTAACTTTTACCAGGTGGAGATAATAAACTCCGATGATTTCGACCTTTTTGGCCGGATTATTTAA
- a CDS encoding HU family DNA-binding protein, which produces MNNKEFTSELSRRLGYTLKDTSELVTSLLSDMTRQLEEGNVISIQGFGTFEVKKKAERISVNPTTKQRMLVPPKLVLTYKPSTLLKDKFK; this is translated from the coding sequence TTGAATAACAAAGAATTTACTTCTGAATTGTCACGACGGTTGGGGTACACTTTAAAGGATACCTCGGAGCTGGTTACATCCTTGTTGTCGGACATGACGCGGCAGTTGGAAGAAGGGAATGTGATTTCCATACAAGGCTTTGGAACATTCGAGGTAAAGAAGAAAGCTGAACGTATATCTGTGAATCCGACAACCAAGCAGCGCATGCTGGTTCCACCCAAGTTGGTGTTGACTTATAAACCCAGTACGTTGTTAAAAGATAAGTTTAAGTAA
- a CDS encoding HU family DNA-binding protein has protein sequence MNEKLNIQDLIDLLAEKHGMSKKNADSFVKEFFQLIEEALEKDKYVKVKGLGAFKLIDVESRESVNVNTGERFEIQGHTKVSFTPEPALKDLINKPFSHFETVVLNDNTVLEDTPVDNSDNEDEENAGQKTEEVTAATSEDIETPKEKIENREEAAISEEVTISEAATTFETATSEETMTSEEEKTETPEEAEVMKTDASTESSTMKYFIGIVVFVVLLCAGAIAYLYSPELFDNLSSEPPVEKVVDAGTDKPADNTALADSVAVKDTVTVTEADTDTASGSPVAEPVTKKPDAPVVARRPDPVNTTSVSQTQKTTAQTQKTTGTAYIPDSTSYTIVGTETTYTIKSGETLTKVALRFYGTKVLYPYIVKHNPAVIKNPNNVPAGTTIKIPKLKKKQ, from the coding sequence ATGAATGAGAAACTAAACATACAGGACTTAATTGATTTGCTGGCTGAAAAGCATGGCATGAGCAAGAAAAATGCTGATAGTTTTGTGAAGGAATTCTTCCAGTTGATTGAGGAAGCGCTGGAAAAAGATAAGTATGTGAAGGTAAAAGGGCTGGGGGCTTTTAAACTGATTGATGTGGAAAGCCGCGAAAGTGTCAATGTCAATACGGGGGAACGTTTTGAGATACAGGGACATACTAAAGTTTCATTTACTCCCGAACCTGCCCTGAAAGACCTCATCAATAAGCCATTCTCGCATTTTGAAACGGTGGTGCTCAATGACAATACAGTCTTGGAAGACACCCCTGTGGATAATAGTGATAATGAGGATGAAGAAAACGCCGGGCAAAAGACAGAGGAAGTAACTGCTGCTACATCGGAAGATATTGAGACGCCGAAAGAAAAAATTGAAAACCGGGAAGAAGCAGCAATATCGGAAGAAGTAACAATATCGGAAGCAGCAACAACTTTTGAAACAGCGACTTCGGAGGAAACAATGACTTCGGAGGAGGAAAAAACAGAAACCCCGGAGGAAGCGGAGGTGATGAAAACCGATGCGTCAACCGAATCTTCTACAATGAAATATTTCATTGGAATTGTAGTGTTTGTAGTGCTGTTGTGTGCAGGAGCCATTGCTTATTTATATTCCCCGGAATTATTCGATAATCTGTCATCAGAACCTCCTGTTGAGAAAGTGGTTGATGCCGGAACTGACAAACCGGCAGATAATACAGCCTTGGCAGATAGTGTTGCCGTTAAAGATACTGTAACTGTCACTGAAGCAGATACAGATACAGCATCCGGAAGTCCGGTTGCTGAACCTGTAACAAAGAAACCGGATGCACCTGTTGTCGCCAGGCGACCTGATCCGGTTAATACCACGTCGGTATCTCAGACGCAAAAAACGACTGCTCAAACTCAAAAAACAACCGGAACCGCGTATATACCCGATTCTACCAGTTATACTATTGTGGGAACGGAAACCACCTATACGATTAAATCGGGAGAAACTTTAACAAAAGTAGCCCTCCGTTTTTATGGTACTAAGGTGCTTTATCCATATATTGTAAAGCATAATCCGGCTGTTATTAAGAATCCGAATAATGTACCCGCAGGTACAACGATAAAGATCCCGAAATTAAAAAAGAAGCAGTAA